GAGGCTTTTCCCcccgtgcttttttttttttttttttgggccgcTTCAGCATGCAATTAGTTGCtttgcgttaaaaaaaaaaaaacacacacacacacacacacacaaaaaaaaatactctgcACATTACAGATTGTGAGAGATAATTCTTTTTTTGGCAAGGCTAGTCCCATCGTCCCATCTGTGTCTGGCGGCGTTTGGTGGGGGTTTGGACTCAAGGTGAGTGCAGACGCGAGGGCCTTTGTACGGAGCTTTCGTATGGAGAACTCCTGCCCTTTCCTTTGCAACTTATCTGACACCTAGAGATACTTAGTGGCTGTGTCAGCACACCAAAGATGAGTCTAGTGTTTTTCTCCAGACAGTTTTAATGAAGGCCGATGCATTGTTTTGCAGAAATAAAGCGAATGTTTCTCAGACAGGCGGGGAGGCTAATCTGATTTTGTCAGGTTTATGCCTCTCTAATAATTGTCCTATTTTGAGTGCTGGGTATTTGTTTGTGAAGACAGCTGACCCACCCGGGCGCATATATAATTTTCAAGGCAAAAGTAACTGTGAGATGGAAAGGTTTCTGTCTTATCGAAAGATTTTCTTTGTAAATCGTATGAGCGGCAACCGTCTGTGGCTTTAACTGAACTGAAGTCATTagtattttgatatttttcctCCCCCCACTGGTAAGGACCCCATTTGGATGAATGAATCTTTCTTTCTCAAGGACTGCATTTTTCCTGTCTGCGTATGCCACGTAGGAATCCTGAGTTAGTGTTCCATCTGCTTCTCTTCATTTCCTTTCAGCATTTGTATGTGTTGCATGGGAGACTGTAGGCGCCTCTGGGAAACAGATGCATGATGTAAGGCTATGTGTACTCCCCTACGTGGATCCGTGTTTTCTCCAGTATACTAGGGCAAAACTGAATGTACAGGTAGGCTTTTATCCTGGTATGTTCTGATTTGTTATCTGTTGTACACATTATGAGGTgcactaaataaaatgtttatatgaaGAGATGATTTCAAGGAACCTTGATGACTTCTTTTTATGTTTCATATTTACTTTTTATGGTTTCTCATTGCTTacaatatgtattattataaagtTAGTTTTTGTTAGTTTTCTGgttacagtggatataaaaagtctATTTACCCCTGTTAAAGATGGGAAAGGTGGGATATGTTTTTAACAGATTTTTCCCAACTTTTGGAATAAACTTTCTGATAGCTGAGATTAGATCTCAGAAATCACTAGATCTTTGTCAAAATAGCACATTCACACCACTTTAAGAAGGAGAAGCAGAAGCACAATTTAACAGAAATCTGTTGACAGGCAATCACAATGTCTACAATCACAGTTATACAATCAGGATCATGCATCCATTAAATTTCTTTTATGTGAAAGTGGTCTTTCCATACGGCCTCTAAAAGAACTGAATCAaaacttttaaattaatttgtaaataattttatttttattaatttgtaaaatgatgTAATCATAATTTTCTgtaattatttgtattaaataatcatttgaaAAATGACTTTTAACTTAAAGGATATGGAAAAGAATATATAACAGTTTTATAGTTTTGCAATTGATTTAGCCATTTAAATGCCTTCATGTTTGTGGTGGAAAGTCAATCGGACAAAATTCTTGACACTGTAGAAAATGGCTGAAATTCCAATTAGTCTGCTGTGTACAGAATGGGTACCGAAGTGAGCTGATGACTGAAAACACCCATTTTGGACTCGCCCTAATTGGTCCCAGAGGCACTTGCTTCAATTTAGTCTTCCAGTGCACACAGCTAATGTTAGAGTGTATCGGCTGCTTTCCCCGCTGTTGTAATGTGCACAGCTATCAATTAACCCACCAGTCCTCCTTAAAACACAGAATCATTTTGTGATTTTCATGTGCAGTTTAGggtaggaataaaaaaaaaaaacgtgcaaaaGGATGAATTTGTTGATGCTAAAGGAATTAAGATGTGATGTTAAAGTGATAcaggtaaaaatatatattcgtAAAAATAAGCATATGCCATTGATTTAACTAAAATCAAATGGCATTTTATGTGCTGTAAATATGAATCATCTTTTTATGGCTTTCCAGTGATTTAAGGTGTGATTTAAAAACACAGCTTGTCAACATAAACCATAAACCATAAAATGAATTTCATTGCGTTCGGTGATGCCATCTCAATTTTGCTTTGGACTCTAAAGAGTTACCTTGCCAGCAGAGCCATGGCAGAGGCCATTATATCCTGTCTGAATATTTCATATCCTTTCCTTGTCATTTATTATTGATGACTTGAACCTCCTCCCTTCCTTTCGCCCCATAAATCCTTGGGTACAGGATTAGCACGCTCATGAAGTGGTGCTAATATAAaccattaatatttatattaataccACTGATATTGAAAGATCTTGTCAGGGGTATGAATAGCTGTAAGTAGAAATATGAAGACCTGTTGGATCAATATTAGATTTTTATCCACTATAGTGCGCCTTTTGACAGCAATATGCCTGTCGTGATCAAAACTAAACCCACACACTAACACAGGTGGAAGGCGGTAGGCATGGAAAAGCAGAGTGAAGGAAGAAGAGAGGAAATGAAAGCGAGAAGAAATGTGTGGAAGAGAGACCACTGCTGATCTagtgtttgtttcttttctaaCCTCCCCGCCCCTTCTCCCTTAAAATCTGATTCCCAGATGCAGCACTCAGGAAATTATCCTCTGTCATgttccaataaaataaaatagatggcTGATGTGCGATCAGACTGGCCTTTTATGGAGCCTCTGTCTGCGGAACATTATTTCTCAACTAAAGAGCCAAAgcaggagggaagagagacGCTTGTGGCAGCCATTGTCTGCACAGTCACGGACTGTaatagagtacacacacacacacacacacacataaaaacctTCACAGATACCGATTATTCAAAGACTTATAATACCCAGTGCTACTACTGAAGGGGTGAAGTGGTGGAAGTAAGGCTCGACTAAGGCCTCAGCATGTCTGACACCATGGTTTCACAGTAAGTCTTCAACTAGAAACTGTCACAGGGTAGGTCCGTTTCTCTCTGGCACAGCTAACTAACCACCCAGCATGTTGCCGATGTATTTAACGTCATATTTTCACTACTCAAAATCTTTCATAAAGTAACTTTAACTTTTCATCTGTGACACGTCAGTTGGTGAAAGATTTGGCAGGTCACATCCCCACTACAGCAAGTTCGGGGGGGTCTCTCAGGGGGTCCAGAAGAGATGTTGGCCTTTCTTATCTCGCGGCCAAGCGCACGTCTCCATGGTAATCCGGACTTGAGATGTACAGTCGGAGGAACCATTACAGGCTCGCTGCGTTCGCAGCTCTCAGGAACCGAGGAACTGCTGATTGTGGAAAAAGCTTTGAGAGTGCATGAGGAGGAGCTTCAATAACCTTAAACCTCAAATGCAACGGGACAGCGTTAAAAATGCATGGACTCGCTGTACAACCAAACCGTGTGTTGTTCGTGGGTTTCTTAaacatgaatttttaaaaacagcacaACCTGTGTCTTGACGTCTTCTCTCCTACCCCCTAAATGATTAggtgtatattttttatatcgCTCTCAAAAGGTTTGGAAAGTACATGTGATGGCGACACGGTTCCAGCTTTTCGACAGACTTCTGTCTGGGTCTTGAGCTGAACATTATATTATCAGTGGGTTGAGATGGATTCGGATGGAAAGCTATGAAGCTATGACTGGGCGATCGCACAGTCATGATCAAATTCTTGTTgataatgacaatcacctcgGGGAACATTTACCCGATCACGCATGGTAGAATTGAGCAAGCACCTCGAGCAAGCACTGCAAGTCAGAGCGTAACATTTCCTGCGGCGTTTCCGTTGCGATTGTACGTGGACTGAATCCGACGCGTCATTGCTTGTCGGCGGGcgtgtctgccatgcagggagcacagcaGAGGCACCCGATCTTTGCTTCCCCAACACAGTGGGCTTTACCCGACTGAAAACTTATGAAAACTGAATAATGTCTAAGTGtagtttttttgctttgtaTGTTGCAGTGTTTGAAGGCAGTGACATCTAAACATGTGTtcttatatttttctatatttttggGTTTATGTTTATATAATATCCCTCAGTATGAAAGAGAATCCAATTGTAAAATGTGATCGTTTAACCCCTTGGTAAGATAACTACACACCTGACTTTGTAAATTCTATTTCGGTGCctatttcaatacatttttacaagcaTTATCTCTGCTGACAAAATGTTTTGTATAATTTTGGATCCAGTGATCCACTCAGTACTGTGAACGGAGGTAATAACACCCCTTTGACCCCTGCCCTCTCGCAGCATATTGCTTTAACAGAAGGTTGGTGAACGATGCATTACAACATATTACCTGCCGTGCGCCGTACTGACCTCCCGACTCTACCGTATTGAAGTATTGCATCTTCTTCATCCATTCAGAAATCATCTCAGAGAATCGAAACCCTAAGCTACCATAATCCTGTACCCAATTAGCCTTCATCAGAAGCTCCTGAAGGCATGAGTGTGAGACAAACAGGAGCCCTTGAACCGTctacacaaaaataaatctgaGTGGCTGTCACTACTGCCGGCACCCAGATAATGATGTGGGTTTCAGTAATCCATTTTCTCATTTGGAGCCCGGGTAGGCATTGCCTCACGCTCTGTAATGGTGGGTGCCGGTCTTTCAGCTCTCCCGGTATCAGTAAAACATATTGCTCAATAGACATCTGGATCCACAATCAAATCCCAGTTAAGCCTTTGGGCGTAAATCAGAGGAACAGAAACCCCTTTCTCTGCACCCAATATATCTCCCTGTTCCTCTCCAAGCCTTCTCGACGCCGGTGATGAAACCATCATAACAAAAACTGATGtaggcaataataataataataatactataaaACATATTGAATTATGGGgttatgcattttattacacattataTAACATCTGATCAGACTGTCAACATTTTCCCGAACAATTTTCTCTACTTTTCCATACATACTGGGACTGTTTTATTGGAACAACATGCTGATTGGAATGTGCAGAATGTGtgttattgttcattttcaggCCTTAGTATCGATACTGTTGGATGTGAAGGAAACTTTTTCTTACAAGAAAAGAAGATTTAGCCgtgggcacaaaaaaaaaaaaatctggcgGTCCAAGCCCAGTCTGTCCATGAAGGGATCCAAGCCAGAAGATTTACTCTGAGGttatgtgtgtggatgtgttggTGAGGGACGGGGGAGGTGTCTTCACAGGAAAGGTGCCATTCTGTCTTTATCAAGTTAATTTGGGAAACGGTAGTGATGAGGAGTACATTATTAGAACATGTGCTAATAAACCCTCCTGTCTTAGCATCAGCCCTGGGAAAATTAATTTGCTCTAATGCGAGGAGCTGGCTGGCTATAATGAAACTGAAGGCCGCTGGTTAGGTTTAAAGCAGAGAAACCATTGGAGGTCCGGCCGGGCAACTGCAGCCCGCAGATGGAAATGGATTAAATCTTTAATTTGATATTACGCTAATGGGAGCGCTCTGATTAAAAAACGTGTATTGTAAATGAGGCGAGTCAAAACAAACTGGAAATGCCAATGTGCTCCAGAGATATCTAGCACTGCCAAAATTCCAGGCTCGGACACTGCCAGATTCACTTTtaacataataaaaagaaaGTCAATACCTTATGAATGGGCAGAATAGTTTTCTCCGCTGAAAACTATGAATCAGCACAGCATCTTCAAAAACATAATTCTTATTGAAATGATGTGATCTCTTATGCTGCTGATTGGCTTGAGTCAtctattaatatataatatatattgatCTTGCTAGTAAATGTGCTGGTCAGTGGTGGTTGTACAGTGGGGGGTGTTCCTGGTAGCCAGATATGAGTCGTTCTGAATGGAGAAAAGGTGGCTCtggatattttttaaatatacaaaataggGCCATTTTTATGCAGGGTGAAAAGATTTACAGTTTCTCAGTGAATTGCTGATGTGCTGTCTGCTTGTTAAACCAGTTGCAGCGGTGATataaatattattgttattattaattgtaatattgtaCAGTGGGGGGTGTTCCTGGTTCCCCGGCTGATTTTGTAAGTGATCCCACTCACAAAAATTTGATCGGTCTCTAATtacaatggtgtttttttttaacataacaaTAACACAAGATCCTAAATgatgccttttttatttatttaattaaattccaaactgcaccatggccaagaccaaggGTATCAGGGATGGGATTGTGGACTTAATCAattttcctcattctggatctgcacacaagatctcacctcatggagcttcaatgattctgagaatggtgtggaaccagcccagaactacttgGGAGGGACTTGTCAATGATGTCAAGGCAGCTGGGAccatagtcaccaagaaaaTGAAGGGCTGAAATTCTGCAGACCACAAGGTCCCCCTTctcaagaaagcacatgtacaggtttaatactgaacatctaaatgattGAGACGAGGACTGGATGAGAGTGTCGTGGTCAGGTGAGACCAAACTTGAGCTCTTTGGTATCAACTCAAATCGccatgtttggaggaggaggaatgcggCCTATGATTCCAAGAACACCGTCCCTGTCGTCAAACCTGAAGGTGGATACATTATGCtatgggggtgtttttctggcTAGGCGACAGGACTACTGCACTGCATCAAAGAGGCCATGGATGGGGCCGTGTACCATCAAATTTTGGGTGACAACCTCCTTCCCAAAGCCAAGgcttggagaggatctgcaaagaggagtgggatAAAATCCCCCCTGAGATATGAGCAAACCTTGTGAAGGTTTTGTCACCAAGTACTAAAGCATGTTTTTGCAAAAGGGATCAaaagaatgaaaatgtgaagtaatttcatttaaaatgcaatgttgcagtttttttctgttctgtctgtcattgttcaaataaacctaccagaACATTATATTATAGAATTATCATTTTTTGTTAGTGGGTAAACTTACAAAATTAGCAGGGGATCAAATAATTTCCCCCACTGTATGTTGCTAATGATGTTTTGTGCCATTAGTGTCTATCAAGCGGATTTGATTTATATTATGCTAAGGCCTGGAACTGGACAGCATGAATTATGCATAGCAGTAAATGAATAAGGATTATTGCTTACCAGCAAAAACAATGTCTAAAATATGCAGGTCAACAGCAGTCAGTACTGTTTTCATTAGCAGAGCAACCAGTGTTTGTCAGgtcacattatatatatatacattatacagtgtgtgtgtgtgtgtgtgtgtatatatatatatatagtcagcTAAattagcagtgtgtgtgtatatatgtatgtgtgtgtgtgtatatacacacacacacacacacacacacacacacacacactgctaatTTAGCTGACTATGCAGCATTCGGTGATATTGAATATTCAACATTCAGATTGTGTCAATTTAAATGAAGAGGGAGGAGGGCACAATGGAATACAAATCccccattaaaaaaaggaaatgaatcaCCAATATTGATGCATTTGCCCTGCTGTGGGCTGGTGTCCTGCCCCGTGACCCAGGATGGGGTCCGGCACCTGTGACCCTATTGTGGATTAAGCTCTTACTGAAGGTGAGAGAGTGAGCGTATTGTTGTATTGTAGAAAACGAGCattacttaataataataataaagtgaagtgattgtcacatgtgatacacagcagcacagcacacggtgcacacagtgaaatttgtcctctgcatttaacccatcacccttggtgagcagtgggcagccatgaccggcgcccggggagcagtgtgtggggacggttgctttgctcagtggcacctcagtggtaccttggcggatcgggattcgaaccggcaaccttctgattacagggtcgcttccttaaccgctaggccaccactgcccctgcagtgtgccattttttttgtaataatggGCTTTGGTAACATAAATCTAAGAAAATATGTTAAGTGATTAGAGGACTTAAAATAGAACTCGCCAGATAATGGATAATTTCCAGACTTTTTTGCGGAGTGATTTAGGCAGTGTAGGTAACAATGTTGCCCAGCAACGCTGCCTGGCAACACTACCAAAAAGTTGACCTGTGCCGATACTGTTAGAGGCAGCCAGATATGAGTCGTTCTGAATGGAGAAAAGGTGGCTCtggatattttttaaatatacaaaataggGCAATTTTTATGCAGGGTGAAAAGATTTACTGTTTCTCAGCGAATTGCTGACGTGCTGTCTGCTGTGTACAGATTGTTAATCCAGTTGCAGCGGTGATataaatattattgttattattaatgcagAAATAACATCAAGTGGCATTTTATGAATTTAAATGGTCTACCATCCACAAACGGTGATGTTTAGTAAGtctctgtgtcttttgtgtggCTGCGTGCCTGAGCTGGAGAAAGTGCTGATTCAGCTCACATCTGAATAATAAAATCTCTCATATCGCAGGTTTGTACAAAGAACTGTACTTTACAAAAAGCTTTTACAAATACTTCCTATTCTAttttatcatattattattatttttgtacattttttttttatattatttgtacAGATCAGAGTAAATACCAACTCTGGGGTAACTGCAGTTTTCCCAAGTCTTCTCTAAAGACTTTAATATTAAATCTGAAGGTGCTGAAATGAAAAATCTAATAAGAGATTTGTCTGGGGTCAAAGGGCAGATGCTATCTGTAGAGACACAATGTGAATGCTGACATCTAGTGGGAACAAGTAAAAATGCATCGCAGGGAAAGTCTCTGAGGGACAGAATTACTTCTGAACCAATGCAGTGCATTTCAACAAGCAAACATTACATACTTTAAAATGATTCCATGGCAAATGAGAATTCTATGACCTTCGCTCACTTTGCTCAATACCTTACAGAAGTTGTcctgcatacatacatacagtccTGTTTCTGACCAAGCTTTCCAGTGTCGCAGAGACACAGCTTGGTTGCTCCTGGATTCTGCGCAAAAAGGAAATTATTTCACATGCCATATGCTTTGCACAAACAGAAATTGCATATCTCCTCAAACTAACTGTACAGGGGTCAGCACGACGAACTAGTTAGGGGCTGTAGTggaccaccagcaccagcgATTGCTTGTCTTTTTCTACATTTCCACCCTGGGGTGCTGCACTCTCTCCGTCACAGTGATCTGAGAGCCCAGGGGAGCCGGGTGGGGTGGCGTTCACTTCCTGCGGGTCCTCAGGTtgatgtgctgctgctgctgctgctgggctacTCTGCAGGGTGTGGAGGGAGTGGTGGTCTTGGGGGTCTGAGCCGCACCTTATCAGTGTCATGAAGCATCTGTAGAACTGAGATCACAAGCAGAAACAAGGTCACGTGTAAGCAACAAGTGACACAAGAGATGGAGTAATGTGACACAGGGCCTTGTAGAGAATCCCGAAATGCTCTAAAATATCAAGATATAATCCCTGATACCGATGACATAACAATCCCGGCCATTATTCCAGAGTCAGTACGTTGCAGGATCATTGtcttttattcttattatttcaaCATCGAACTGAAATGTCTCATAAATCACTGTATGTTTTGAAGAATAGAGGAAGACTGCACTGTATGAGGTTTAAGTGACACATCCATATCAGATACCACTGTACCAATAACGAATCGGCAAAGGAAGTATAATGTTATTCTGACGCATTGGTTTATTTTTGTCCCACGTATAGTAAGGAGTGACATCAGTGTAACCACACACCAGCTCTTTCAGTTGCTTATATCCTACTTGCCCCTTCACAACGAAAGCCTTGCTGCATTGTGCTCCAACACTAAATGGCACAATGTCCCCTAGTGGTCAATGCTTGAATTACATTTCCTTTGCTTTCTCAGCTGCAGCTGCACACAGACACTACAAAGTCACCTGGTTgttgaacaggacataaatGATGGGATTGAGGACTGTGCTGCTCTTGGCCAGTATTGACGGGATGATGCTGGCAGTGGGGCCAATCAGGCCGGCCCGGCCGAACATGGCTATCAGGGCCACTATCCCATAAGGCATCCAGCACAGCAGGTAACAGGCAACCATGGAAACCACCATCAGCATCACGTGGGTCTCTCGGCGTTGTGCGGTGGTCTGGTTGATCTTGGCAGCCTGCAGCAGGATTTGTATAAAGTCACACTTATGAATTGACGACTGCAACTAAAACTGATCACACTTACAACCGTTCAGAAACAAAAACCTCAAATATAGACCAGCATATTCTGCtgtaaaattataaattatatttagtaTAGTTCAGTGCACAATACAGTTGACTGTatcaaaaaaatgacacacacacaagaaaataaGTTACATCGGGATGTTTCAGATGCTATCCAAATCGTGACAAGCACTGAACATCAGCACATAGCTGCACAGCTAAATAAAAAACTGTACAAGACGAGTGGCCATAAAACTTGATGATAATGATGCATAGTGCACGTGCCCATAGGCTCTACAAAAACAGCAAATTTTTGTCAGTGGGCAATTATCACCGAACAATCTTCATACTCAGCAGGATTTGACAATCAGTAATGAGCATCATAACAAGTTGTCATCAGAAAGGACAAATCCATGCTGGATTCTGGGGTCTCCTGGGGTGTCATGCAGACACTGAAGGCTGTTGTCAGGCTATTTTAGTATTGCTGGTAACATTGCTTTTCTCTGTATAACAGATGCATGGTACTATATATATACAGCCAGCAAgctaaataaaagtttttaaagaATCATTCAATGTCCTGGTTGTTATGAATATAACATTTATCTAAAGAGTGCTTTTCACTGTGCCTTGACACttgaacattatttttaaatgtcatcatATTTGAAGATGTTGCTTgtataaaatgacattttatccATATAGTCATAAGTCTGAATCACCCACTTCTCTTTTGAAATATTGGTCCTCCGTCTACCACCACATAACTTATGATCCTTGCCATGAGTTACTATTAATGAATCATCCAAAGGATGCTCATATTTGCAGAACCTTGCAGTCTCATATTCTCATGTATTCTCAGTATTTcctttttaatgaacatttcaaATGCCTGGGAAATGCGATATTATGCCGCTGTCTTAACAGCCGCATAATGGCAGGGGTTAAGGCCATGCGCCGGGCTAATTAATGAGGGTGAAACACTTGGTTTTGTTCATGGAGGATTATTCACATGCCTTTCCCTCACATCCAGACTGAGAATCTTTCAGCTTCGGAACTCTCTGACTAATGAGCTCGGCAGCGGAATGCAGAACCTGCTTGGACTTTTATTGTGCATGATGTTTCACATGCGTATTGTAATATTCGCAATGCTAACTCGAGCCTTTTGTGAGCAGGTTTGCATCATTTTGCTGCTGTCTGGCACCCATAGGTTGCTTGTGTTGGCTCAAGGCTTTGTGAATTCAGGCTATCCTGAATTTATACTGGTGGATTTGTCAAGAATTTGTCTGGGGGAGAAACtggtttttgacattttgaaacCATGCATGACTGTGATGCTGGACTGTGCTCTTGCTAATGTACCAACCCAGCAGGGTTTAGGTGCTAGAAGGTGGGTACTTCTGATCCCTCTGCACTCACCCCACGGATGGCGATGAGGATCTTGCTATAGCAGAAGACCATGAGCAGGAGTGGAAGGAGAAGACAAAAGATGAAGAGGCAGATGACATAGGAGACGTTGCCGGGGGAGTGTTGGTGCCACTGCACGGAGCAGGTGGTGCCCGGCCCCTCCGGCCCATAGCTGCTCCATCCAAACAAGGGCGGCAGAGTCCAAAACAAGGAGTAGAGCCAACAGCACGCAATGGACAGCCAGGCTTTCCGGTAGTCCGAGATGTCAGCCTTCGAGTAGCAAAGTATGGTGCAATAGCGCTCAAACGAGAGAATGGCAAAGGATACAAGTGAAACGATCCCTGCATGGAGGACAAAATGGCACAAAACTTTTATCTAATAGTCGGCGAATTATTCAAGTAGAACCCTCTCAAGTAGAACATACTTTGTGAAAAGATGCATCCTACGCATGAATGTAGATTGTATACacatatatttgaaatatttcacgCTTTATAACACATTATCGCATTAACATAGCAGCATTCCATCCTGGaacaccaatccacctagtgaaCATGCCAACTTTCTGCCACAGCAACATCTCACcactgaggggcagtggtggccaaaagggtaaggaagcgaacccgtaatctgaaggttgccggttcgctTTACTTCTTTTCcatgcaaatctttttttttatatatacagtacaggccaaaagtttggacacatcttctcattcagtgtgttttctttatttttatgaccatttacattggtagttATGTAGAGTTAtttacatgtggagttatgtacttaacaaaaagtggtgacctggcctccacagtcactggacctgaactcaatcgagatggtttggggtgagctggaccaacaactccttcaagactgttggaaaaccatttcaggtgacgacctcttgaagctcatcgagagaatgccaagagtgtgcaaagcagtaatcagagcaaagaaactagaatataaaacatgttttcagttattacacctttttttgttaagttcataactccacatgtgttcattcatagttttgataccttcagtgagaatctacaatgtaaattgtcatgaaaataaagaaaacacattgaatgagaaggtgtgtccaaacttttggcctgtactgtatatattacaaGAAGCTTTAGTCTTGAGAATGTGTGATtcatttgttacattttgacagccatgcatatttgtgtgtgtgtgtatgtcatgtGGAATGTACACTATAGTGATTCTGATGTGATTGTGCAGAACAGCCCAGCAGATACTAGGGATGGTATTTTTCTTGGGGGGAGACAATAAATCTATACAGCCACATATTGTGACACTTCTTCGCGTGGCGCACTATTGATTTGCTGGTGGCCAGTAATGATGTATCCAGCTTTTTCTCGTGTGTGAGGACACATGTTATTTATag
The window above is part of the Denticeps clupeoides chromosome 6, fDenClu1.1, whole genome shotgun sequence genome. Proteins encoded here:
- the tmtops3b gene encoding teleost multiple tissue opsin 3b; protein product: MDSGAPDPSANGTLRDARAVRELGRGGHTVAAVCLGVIFVAGFVCNVAVLLVFARFQSLWTPINLILLNIVVSDVLVCVFGTPFSFAASVYGRWLIGTHGCRWYGFANSLFGIVSLVSFAILSFERYCTILCYSKADISDYRKAWLSIACCWLYSLFWTLPPLFGWSSYGPEGPGTTCSVQWHQHSPGNVSYVICLFIFCLLLPLLLMVFCYSKILIAIRGAAKINQTTAQRRETHVMLMVVSMVACYLLCWMPYGIVALIAMFGRAGLIGPTASIIPSILAKSSTVLNPIIYVLFNNQFYRCFMTLIRCGSDPQDHHSLHTLQSSPAAAAAAHQPEDPQEVNATPPGSPGLSDHCDGESAAPQGGNVEKDKQSLVLVVHYSP